In Arthrobacter sp. B3I9, the following are encoded in one genomic region:
- a CDS encoding ABC transporter permease codes for MSKANTIAPRDTVAPRNFGTILKELDWRRYVIYIGFVVVFLFFAVLLRDQGFLSPNNLLNIFRQTATITVIAVGMTYVIACAEIDLSVGSVAGLSSVCTAMALSQWGLIPGILAGLAVGLVVGSINGALVSLLGIPSFLVTLGMLGIAVGVAQWITASAPQPILSDTFNMLFGSGNFGPVPGLVVWSAIFVAIGAVVLNRTRFGRQVLATGGNRNAAEFTGINTKRIKFQVLLISGMVASVAGMLYAGRLQSGRFQWGAGDELSAIAAVILGGTSLFGGFGSIIGTLFGALLIGLINNGLILAGLDSSQQQVVRGAIIILAVALARKK; via the coding sequence GTGAGCAAGGCAAACACCATCGCGCCCCGGGACACCGTGGCACCCCGTAATTTCGGCACCATCCTGAAAGAACTCGACTGGCGCCGCTATGTCATCTATATCGGCTTCGTCGTCGTCTTCCTTTTCTTCGCCGTCCTCCTGCGTGACCAGGGCTTCCTCTCGCCGAACAACCTGCTGAACATCTTCCGGCAGACGGCCACCATCACCGTCATCGCAGTAGGCATGACCTATGTGATCGCCTGCGCGGAGATCGACCTGAGCGTCGGATCCGTCGCTGGCCTCTCCAGTGTCTGCACGGCCATGGCACTCTCCCAATGGGGCCTGATCCCCGGCATCCTTGCCGGCCTCGCCGTCGGGCTCGTGGTCGGATCGATCAACGGTGCCCTGGTCAGCCTCCTAGGCATCCCCTCCTTCCTGGTGACTCTCGGCATGCTCGGGATAGCCGTCGGCGTCGCGCAGTGGATCACCGCCTCAGCGCCGCAGCCGATTCTGAGCGATACGTTCAACATGCTGTTCGGGTCCGGCAACTTCGGCCCCGTTCCTGGCCTTGTCGTCTGGAGCGCCATCTTCGTCGCCATCGGCGCCGTCGTCCTGAACCGCACCAGGTTCGGCCGGCAGGTCCTGGCGACAGGAGGCAACCGCAACGCCGCGGAGTTCACCGGCATCAACACCAAGCGCATTAAATTCCAGGTGCTCCTCATCTCGGGCATGGTCGCAAGCGTCGCGGGCATGCTTTACGCCGGCCGCCTCCAGTCGGGCCGGTTCCAGTGGGGCGCCGGTGACGAACTCTCCGCCATTGCCGCCGTCATCCTGGGTGGAACCAGCCTCTTCGGCGGATTCGGCTCCATCATCGGAACCCTCTTCGGGGCCTTGCTGATCGGCCTGATCAACAACGGACTGATTCTGGCCGGACTCGACAGCAGCCAGCAGCAGGTGGTCCGCGGCGCCATCATCATCCTGGCCGTCGCCCTCGCCCGGAAGAAGTAG
- a CDS encoding Gfo/Idh/MocA family protein — protein sequence MTAKLRSGIIGTGFMGSVHAHAVRAAGGEVSAVAGSSQASGEAAAVSLGARTAAASPEALIGRDDVDVVHICTPNATHADLARKAIAAGKAVVCEKPLATSVQDAQELTDLADRAGVVTAVPFVYRFYPAIREARDRISRGEAGHLWLLHGSYLQDWLVGAEATNWRVDSTLGGTSRAFGDIGVHWCDLMEFTTGHRITRLVARTSRAYDQRESGGQLSSVATEDGATLLFETEKGATGSLVVSQVSPGRKNRLWFSFDGTEASFSFNQERPDTLHVGRTESTSKIAVGPQTLATPGGRRYAKLPPGHPQGYQDCFNAFVADVYAAVQGQEPEGLPTFRDGLRAALLTDALVSSAAQQSWVDVPSVDNPLELLKSSSAVERQKQ from the coding sequence ATGACCGCCAAGCTACGTTCCGGAATCATCGGCACAGGATTTATGGGGTCCGTCCACGCGCACGCAGTGCGCGCAGCAGGGGGCGAAGTCAGTGCAGTCGCCGGAAGCAGCCAGGCTTCCGGGGAGGCGGCAGCCGTCAGCCTCGGTGCGCGGACCGCTGCCGCGTCTCCTGAGGCGCTGATCGGACGCGACGACGTGGATGTCGTTCATATCTGTACCCCGAACGCGACCCATGCCGACCTCGCCCGCAAGGCCATCGCCGCGGGGAAAGCCGTAGTCTGCGAGAAACCCCTCGCTACCAGCGTGCAGGACGCACAGGAACTGACAGACCTCGCGGACCGTGCAGGAGTGGTTACGGCCGTACCGTTCGTCTACAGGTTCTATCCGGCAATTCGCGAAGCACGCGATCGGATTAGCCGCGGCGAGGCCGGCCACCTCTGGCTGTTGCACGGCTCGTATCTGCAGGATTGGCTAGTCGGCGCAGAAGCCACGAACTGGCGGGTCGATTCCACGCTCGGAGGAACATCGAGGGCGTTCGGTGACATCGGCGTGCACTGGTGTGACCTGATGGAATTCACTACAGGACACAGGATAACCAGGCTTGTGGCCAGGACCAGCCGGGCGTATGACCAACGCGAAAGTGGCGGACAGTTATCGTCCGTTGCGACCGAGGACGGGGCTACGCTCCTGTTCGAGACCGAAAAGGGAGCCACCGGTTCCCTGGTGGTCAGCCAGGTCAGCCCCGGCCGGAAAAACCGCCTGTGGTTCTCCTTTGATGGAACCGAAGCATCATTCAGCTTCAATCAGGAGCGGCCGGACACCCTGCACGTGGGCCGCACAGAGTCCACTTCTAAAATCGCCGTCGGCCCGCAAACTCTTGCCACTCCGGGCGGCCGACGGTACGCGAAACTCCCTCCGGGCCATCCTCAGGGATACCAGGACTGCTTCAACGCCTTCGTCGCAGACGTGTATGCGGCTGTCCAGGGACAGGAACCCGAGGGCCTTCCCACGTTCCGGGACGGTCTGCGGGCAGCCCTCCTGACTGACGCACTCGTCAGCTCCGCTGCGCAGCAGTCATGGGTGGACGTCCCCAGCGTTGACAATCCCCTCGAACTACTTAAGTCTTCCTCCGCAGTTGAAAGGCAAAAACAATGA
- a CDS encoding sugar phosphate isomerase/epimerase: MKLGYCSITWGGVVGHPQGVTSVKDLFYLTHGSMKDAVQDIASVGYEGVEMFDGNLAEYADKPEELKEILSSNGVALASVYTGANFIYTDILPDEMHRIHRAAELAATFGAERLVVGGGARRAAGTTEGDYHRLGHALDRVSDIAESFGLSASYHPHLSTIVESPDELDKLMPLTRIGFCPDTAHLAAGGADPAAVIRKYPDRIRHVHLKDFQQDPFNFLPLGEGELDFPDIIAAIRESGYDSWLMVELDNYDGDPKAAAEISKKYLETLL, encoded by the coding sequence ATGAAACTTGGTTACTGTTCCATCACCTGGGGCGGGGTCGTCGGACATCCCCAAGGCGTGACGAGCGTCAAGGACCTCTTCTACCTGACCCACGGATCCATGAAGGATGCCGTGCAGGACATAGCATCTGTCGGCTACGAAGGCGTTGAAATGTTCGACGGCAACCTTGCGGAATACGCCGACAAGCCCGAAGAGCTTAAAGAGATCCTCAGCAGTAACGGCGTCGCGTTGGCCAGCGTGTACACCGGGGCGAACTTCATTTACACGGACATCCTCCCGGACGAAATGCACCGGATCCACCGGGCCGCGGAATTGGCCGCGACCTTCGGAGCGGAACGGCTCGTAGTCGGGGGCGGAGCGCGGCGCGCGGCCGGAACGACCGAAGGCGACTACCACCGCCTGGGTCATGCGCTGGACCGGGTATCGGACATCGCAGAGAGCTTTGGCCTGTCCGCTAGCTACCACCCGCATCTGAGCACCATCGTCGAGAGCCCGGACGAGCTGGACAAGCTCATGCCGCTCACCCGAATCGGCTTCTGCCCGGACACCGCCCATCTCGCAGCCGGCGGAGCAGACCCGGCCGCAGTCATCCGGAAGTACCCCGACAGGATCCGGCATGTCCACCTCAAGGACTTCCAGCAGGACCCGTTCAACTTCCTGCCCCTTGGCGAAGGCGAACTCGATTTCCCGGACATCATCGCCGCCATCCGCGAAAGCGGATACGACAGCTGGCTCATGGTCGAGCTCGACAACTACGACGGCGACCCGAAAGCCGCTGCCGAAATCAGCAAGAAGTACCTCGAGACACTCCTCTAA
- a CDS encoding Gfo/Idh/MocA family protein, with amino-acid sequence MQNLNVGLIGGGFMGKAHSLAYAAMPMFFWPAPALPVRKVIAEATPDLAAEAARRFGFENSTSDWRSIIEDPDIHVVDIATPNHLHAEIAIAAAEAGKHIICEKPLARTGEESKAMYDAVKDKNIVHMVAFNYRRTPAVALAKKYIEEGAIGQILNFRGTYLQDWSADPNSPLSWRFQKSIAGSGALGDIATHVIDMARYLVGEFSAVNAVMSTWIPERPLQTGGADALGTVRGGEGPRGQVDVDDEVMTMIRFANGAVGSVEATRNAHGRNNYITFEIHGTEGSIVFNYERRDELQVSFASDQADRRGFRTVYTGPAHPYGEGLWPIPALGIGYGETKIIEAYDFFKAIAEGGSVSPSFADGYQVALIDDAIVESAAKESWVDVPQINA; translated from the coding sequence ATGCAGAACCTCAACGTCGGCCTCATCGGAGGCGGCTTCATGGGCAAAGCCCACTCCCTCGCTTACGCCGCTATGCCCATGTTCTTTTGGCCAGCACCGGCGCTCCCGGTCCGCAAGGTCATCGCGGAGGCCACTCCGGACCTGGCCGCCGAAGCCGCCCGCCGCTTCGGCTTCGAAAACTCCACCTCGGACTGGCGCAGCATCATCGAAGATCCAGACATCCACGTCGTAGACATTGCCACGCCAAACCACCTCCATGCCGAGATCGCCATCGCCGCCGCTGAAGCAGGCAAGCACATCATCTGCGAAAAGCCCCTGGCGCGCACCGGTGAGGAATCCAAGGCCATGTACGACGCCGTCAAAGACAAGAACATCGTCCACATGGTCGCCTTCAACTACCGGCGCACCCCGGCAGTAGCGCTGGCAAAGAAATACATCGAGGAAGGGGCCATCGGCCAGATCCTGAACTTCCGCGGAACCTACCTGCAGGACTGGAGCGCTGACCCTAACTCCCCCTTGTCCTGGCGCTTCCAGAAATCCATCGCAGGTTCCGGCGCCCTTGGCGACATAGCGACACATGTCATCGACATGGCCCGCTACCTCGTCGGCGAGTTCAGCGCTGTCAATGCCGTCATGTCGACCTGGATCCCGGAGCGGCCGTTGCAAACGGGCGGGGCGGACGCACTCGGCACCGTACGGGGCGGGGAAGGTCCGCGGGGCCAGGTTGATGTCGATGATGAAGTCATGACGATGATCCGCTTCGCGAACGGAGCCGTTGGCTCCGTGGAGGCGACCCGCAACGCGCACGGCAGGAACAACTACATCACCTTCGAAATTCACGGAACCGAAGGCAGCATCGTCTTCAACTACGAACGGCGCGACGAACTGCAGGTGTCCTTCGCCTCCGACCAGGCCGACCGGCGCGGATTCCGCACGGTCTACACCGGTCCGGCCCACCCGTACGGAGAAGGGCTCTGGCCCATTCCGGCGCTCGGCATCGGTTACGGCGAAACGAAGATCATCGAAGCCTATGACTTCTTCAAAGCCATCGCAGAAGGGGGCAGCGTAAGCCCCAGCTTCGCAGACGGCTACCAGGTCGCCCTGATCGACGACGCCATCGTCGAGTCCGCTGCCAAAGAATCATGGGTCGACGTCCCGCAGATCAACGCCTGA
- a CDS encoding putative quinol monooxygenase, with translation MTEPLLTRHSTEEVWLMPVFIAKAGHEADLQEALLTLQTVSRKDPGCLHYTVFADAHGPGTFVLFEGWSRSEDLKAHNDENHVKEFVKKVEPLLAVPFSVTPLNPLP, from the coding sequence ATGACCGAACCCCTCCTGACCCGCCACAGCACCGAAGAAGTCTGGCTCATGCCGGTCTTCATCGCCAAAGCCGGACACGAAGCCGATCTTCAGGAAGCACTCCTGACCCTGCAAACGGTAAGCCGCAAGGACCCGGGATGCCTGCACTACACAGTTTTCGCCGACGCCCACGGACCCGGAACGTTCGTACTTTTCGAAGGATGGTCCCGTTCCGAAGACCTGAAGGCCCACAACGACGAGAACCACGTCAAGGAATTCGTGAAAAAGGTGGAGCCACTCCTGGCCGTCCCCTTCTCCGTAACTCCCCTTAATCCCCTCCCCTGA
- a CDS encoding HNH endonuclease family protein, whose product MTSVALAAGLLLVGPANPAIPPAARFVPDESAAPYRATLRTAIQGLAVSDEENVGYDRDRYFGQWADADGDCRNTRQEVLAAESQTRPSYSKDGCEVTGGRWVTTWDNRIHTSPSTVQIDHTVPVHEAWGSGARYWSQSRRVAYLNDLGDPRALTVQTTELNVEKNGASPQYWMPPANRCTYIEQWVAVKIRWGLTVNSGEKMTLLRYANACPNVLLTVRRV is encoded by the coding sequence GTGACTTCCGTGGCTCTCGCGGCCGGCCTGCTGCTGGTGGGGCCTGCTAATCCGGCCATACCACCTGCCGCACGCTTTGTGCCGGACGAGTCGGCGGCCCCCTACCGCGCGACCCTCCGCACCGCTATCCAGGGGCTGGCTGTGTCAGACGAGGAAAACGTGGGCTACGACAGGGACCGTTACTTCGGCCAGTGGGCGGACGCCGACGGTGACTGCCGGAACACCCGGCAGGAAGTACTGGCCGCAGAGAGCCAGACCCGCCCCTCCTACTCGAAAGACGGCTGTGAGGTGACCGGGGGACGATGGGTGACCACGTGGGACAACCGGATCCACACGTCCCCTTCAACCGTGCAGATCGACCACACCGTACCCGTCCATGAAGCGTGGGGCTCCGGCGCGAGGTACTGGTCCCAGTCCCGGCGGGTGGCCTACCTCAACGACCTGGGAGACCCACGCGCCCTGACTGTTCAGACCACAGAGCTCAACGTGGAAAAGAACGGTGCAAGCCCCCAGTACTGGATGCCACCGGCGAACCGCTGCACCTACATCGAACAGTGGGTGGCGGTGAAAATCCGGTGGGGACTCACAGTCAATAGCGGGGAAAAAATGACGCTGCTCCGCTACGCGAATGCCTGCCCCAACGTTCTCCTGACCGTGCGCCGGGTCTAG
- a CDS encoding endonuclease/exonuclease/phosphatase family protein — MASFNVDSAWRDVSQPEIPNWDLRVVGVKNIINTIKPDVIGIQEAPNIWIGARSYTQASDIQRMTSYALYQPADGATEPIPILWRAGRFDLAAAGYKIFEYRPYPVFGRAMTWVKLKAKATAKEFFVFNTHFEHGVDQQAARDSEAAMLSAEILQVNPGGLPAFVTGDFNASASSSAPQTAQLGAIGYADSFDGTAARMHSEFKTYNEYTLGVVGSSRIDQVYFAAGNSSVSYWENWLPYGDQVVGGRPPSDHDLIYTIAAIR, encoded by the coding sequence GTGGCTTCTTTCAACGTCGACTCAGCGTGGCGCGATGTGTCCCAGCCGGAGATACCGAACTGGGATCTCCGTGTAGTCGGGGTTAAGAACATCATCAACACGATCAAGCCTGACGTGATCGGCATCCAGGAGGCGCCGAACATCTGGATCGGGGCCCGCTCTTACACCCAGGCCTCGGACATCCAGCGGATGACCAGCTACGCCCTCTACCAGCCCGCCGATGGTGCAACCGAGCCGATCCCAATCCTCTGGCGCGCGGGCCGCTTTGATCTGGCTGCTGCGGGCTACAAGATTTTCGAGTACAGGCCGTATCCGGTCTTTGGCCGCGCCATGACCTGGGTCAAGCTGAAGGCGAAGGCGACGGCGAAGGAATTCTTCGTCTTCAACACGCACTTTGAGCACGGCGTCGACCAGCAGGCCGCCCGCGACTCCGAAGCGGCGATGCTCTCCGCAGAGATCCTGCAGGTAAATCCAGGCGGCCTGCCGGCGTTCGTGACGGGTGACTTCAACGCCTCGGCAAGCAGCTCCGCGCCGCAGACCGCCCAGCTTGGTGCCATCGGGTACGCGGACAGCTTCGACGGCACCGCCGCCCGAATGCATTCCGAGTTCAAGACCTACAACGAATACACACTGGGCGTCGTCGGGTCTTCCCGCATTGACCAGGTGTATTTCGCTGCCGGCAACTCCAGTGTCAGTTATTGGGAGAACTGGCTGCCTTACGGCGACCAGGTGGTCGGTGGACGACCGCCGTCGGACCACGACCTGATTTATACGATCGCCGCGATCCGGTAG
- a CDS encoding SRPBCC family protein, producing MGSADYDFRTVWRVAGTPEEVAGVLGDATTLPRWWPSVYLGVVPAPEPVDAARTGLPRPVALHTKGWLPYTLRWTLTVTEPVTNHGFALTAAGDLNGTGRWTFEQDGPETVITYRWRVRAAKPILRRLSWLLKPAFAANHRWAMARGEESLALELRRRRHRDEPESVPPPPPATFARLTRIAGPMFGNHNPVNNPSPLTRRR from the coding sequence GTGGGAAGCGCAGACTACGACTTCCGGACGGTATGGCGGGTGGCGGGAACGCCGGAGGAGGTGGCGGGCGTACTCGGCGACGCCACCACATTGCCTCGCTGGTGGCCCTCGGTCTACCTCGGCGTGGTCCCGGCACCGGAGCCCGTGGACGCCGCGCGGACAGGACTCCCGAGGCCAGTCGCGCTCCACACCAAAGGATGGCTGCCTTATACGCTGCGCTGGACCCTGACGGTCACCGAACCGGTCACCAACCACGGGTTCGCGCTCACCGCAGCCGGTGACCTGAACGGAACGGGCCGGTGGACCTTTGAGCAGGACGGACCGGAAACCGTCATCACCTACCGCTGGCGCGTCCGCGCGGCTAAGCCCATCCTCAGACGCCTGAGCTGGCTGCTGAAACCTGCCTTCGCCGCCAACCACCGCTGGGCTATGGCCCGCGGCGAGGAGAGCCTAGCCCTGGAGCTGCGACGCCGCCGGCACCGCGACGAACCGGAGTCCGTTCCCCCTCCCCCACCGGCGACCTTCGCGAGGCTGACCCGGATTGCTGGGCCGATGTTCGGAAATCACAATCCGGTCAACAATCCGAGCCCGCTCACGCGGCGTCGTTGA
- a CDS encoding DUF4232 domain-containing protein → MTAHRINNGLALATAAAAAVLLLGGCSNAAAPAASGSASATPSSPSPQGSAAPTTSAAETSSPPPAAPPSSTAAQAGPATCKSAGLKATTDSTGGGAAGSVYMQLILTNSGAEPCVLKGYPGVSLTADANGDPIGAAATRDDATPVTEVLLAPGKAGTATLRYTQAGNYPDCSRTPAAGFRIYPPEDTSSVFVAHPLDACSNTGIDLLTVGAFQAK, encoded by the coding sequence ATGACGGCTCACCGAATTAATAACGGACTGGCACTCGCAACGGCAGCAGCCGCCGCAGTGCTTCTGCTCGGTGGCTGCAGCAATGCCGCCGCTCCGGCTGCAAGTGGATCGGCGTCCGCCACACCAAGCTCTCCGTCGCCCCAAGGTTCTGCCGCCCCCACGACTTCCGCGGCTGAGACGTCGTCCCCACCGCCGGCGGCTCCCCCCTCGTCTACAGCAGCCCAGGCCGGGCCCGCCACGTGCAAGTCGGCCGGCCTCAAGGCCACCACGGATTCCACCGGGGGCGGTGCAGCGGGCAGCGTTTACATGCAGCTGATCCTGACAAACTCCGGGGCCGAACCCTGCGTGCTCAAGGGCTACCCCGGGGTCTCCCTGACTGCAGACGCAAATGGCGACCCCATCGGGGCCGCGGCCACCCGCGACGACGCCACCCCGGTCACGGAAGTTTTGCTCGCTCCCGGGAAGGCCGGCACCGCGACGCTGCGTTACACCCAGGCCGGCAACTACCCGGATTGCTCCCGGACCCCGGCGGCCGGCTTCCGGATCTACCCCCCGGAAGACACCTCCTCGGTATTCGTCGCCCACCCCCTGGACGCCTGCAGCAACACCGGCATCGACCTGTTGACCGTCGGCGCCTTCCAGGCCAAGTAG